One window from the genome of Amycolatopsis sp. NBC_01480 encodes:
- a CDS encoding MFS transporter, whose protein sequence is MTVETRPAPRVHRAWFVAAAAFVALLAAAGFRAAPSVLIDPLHEEFGWSRATIGAAVSVNLVLYGLFAPFAAALMERFGIRRVAATALFVVALGAGGTVFMNTSWELILCWGVLVGAGTGSMAMSFAATVTTRWFVRHRGAVTGVLTAAGSTGQLVFLPIVATLAVSNGWRTASLVIAIAALAVVPVVLLVVRDHPADIGTTALGAPADAEVARPAPKGGSARRALTVLFQAARTKSFWLLAIGFAICGATTNGLVGTHFIPAAHDHGMPQTTAASLLALVGVFDVVGTVASGWLTDRVDPRLLLGVYYALRGVSLALLPQLLTNSVQPSMWAFILFYGLDWVATVPPTVALCIRSFGEAGPIVFGWVFACHQVGAAFAASAAGAVRDQLGDYALAWYVAAGLAVIASVASVSITRSGKRELTFA, encoded by the coding sequence GTGACCGTCGAAACCCGTCCCGCTCCCCGTGTCCACCGCGCCTGGTTCGTGGCGGCCGCCGCGTTCGTCGCGCTGCTCGCCGCCGCCGGCTTCCGCGCCGCGCCCAGCGTCCTGATCGACCCGCTGCACGAGGAGTTCGGCTGGTCGCGCGCGACGATCGGCGCCGCCGTCTCGGTCAACCTCGTCCTGTACGGCCTCTTCGCCCCCTTCGCGGCCGCGCTCATGGAGCGCTTCGGCATCCGCCGCGTCGCCGCGACGGCGCTGTTCGTGGTCGCGCTCGGCGCCGGCGGCACGGTGTTCATGAACACCAGCTGGGAGCTGATCCTCTGCTGGGGCGTGCTGGTCGGCGCCGGCACGGGCTCGATGGCGATGAGCTTCGCCGCCACGGTCACCACCCGCTGGTTCGTCCGCCACCGCGGCGCCGTCACGGGCGTGCTGACCGCCGCGGGCTCGACCGGGCAGCTCGTTTTCCTGCCGATCGTGGCCACGCTCGCCGTCAGCAACGGCTGGCGCACGGCGTCGCTGGTCATCGCGATCGCGGCGCTCGCCGTGGTCCCGGTCGTGCTGCTGGTGGTCCGCGACCACCCGGCGGACATCGGCACCACCGCGCTCGGCGCGCCGGCCGACGCCGAGGTGGCCCGCCCGGCTCCGAAGGGCGGCTCGGCCCGCCGCGCGCTCACCGTGCTCTTCCAGGCCGCGCGCACGAAGTCGTTCTGGCTGCTCGCGATCGGCTTCGCCATCTGCGGCGCGACGACCAACGGCCTGGTCGGGACCCACTTCATCCCCGCGGCCCACGACCACGGCATGCCGCAGACGACGGCCGCGAGCCTGCTCGCGCTGGTCGGGGTCTTCGACGTGGTGGGGACCGTCGCGTCCGGCTGGCTCACCGACCGTGTCGACCCGCGGCTGCTGCTCGGCGTCTACTACGCGCTGCGAGGCGTTTCGCTGGCGCTCCTGCCGCAGCTGCTCACGAACTCCGTCCAGCCGAGCATGTGGGCGTTCATCCTTTTTTACGGACTCGACTGGGTGGCCACGGTCCCGCCGACGGTCGCGCTCTGCATCCGGTCGTTCGGCGAGGCGGGCCCGATCGTGTTCGGCTGGGTCTTCGCCTGTCACCAGGTGGGAGCGGCCTTCGCCGCTTCGGCGGCCGGCGCGGTGCGCGACCAGCTGGGCGATTACGCGCTGGCCTGGTACGTCGCGGCGGGCCTGGCGGTGATCGCGTCGGTGGCCTCGGTGTCGATCACCCGATCCGGGAAACGCGAGCTCACTTTCGCGTAG
- the glnA gene encoding type I glutamate--ammonia ligase — protein sequence MDRQQEFVLRTLEERDIRFVRLWFTDVLGFLKSVAVAPAELEGAFSEGIGFDGSAIEGFARVYESDMVAKPDPSTFQVLPWETPEGGPYSARMFCDIAMPDGSPSWADPRHVLRRQLSKAGEAGFTCYVHPEIEFFLLANLPDDGSEPEPADNGGYFDQASHATATHFRRHAIETLEAMGISVEFSHHEGAPGQQEIDLRYADALTMADNVMTFRYVVKEVALTQGVRATFMPKPFTDQPGSGMHTHVSLFEGDRNAFYDAEDPYELSETGKAFVAGLLHHAKEISAVTNQWVNSYKRLIHGSEAPTTVSWGRANRSALVRVPMYSPGKASSRRVEIRTLDSACNPYLAYSVILAAGLKGIEKGYELPPPSEDNIWQLSDSERRAAGYAQLPQNLGEALAEMEKSELLPDALGEHVYDFFLRNKRVEWDNYRSAVTPYELRTLLPVL from the coding sequence ATGGATCGCCAGCAGGAGTTCGTGCTCCGTACCTTGGAAGAGCGCGACATCCGTTTCGTCCGGCTCTGGTTCACCGATGTGCTGGGGTTCCTCAAGTCCGTCGCGGTCGCGCCCGCCGAACTGGAGGGCGCCTTCAGCGAGGGGATCGGGTTCGACGGTTCGGCCATCGAGGGCTTCGCCCGGGTCTACGAGTCCGACATGGTCGCCAAGCCTGACCCGTCGACCTTCCAGGTGCTCCCGTGGGAGACGCCGGAAGGCGGGCCGTACTCCGCGCGCATGTTCTGCGACATCGCGATGCCCGACGGCTCGCCGTCGTGGGCGGACCCGCGGCACGTGCTGCGGCGTCAGCTGTCGAAGGCGGGCGAAGCGGGCTTCACCTGCTACGTGCACCCGGAGATCGAGTTCTTCCTCCTCGCCAACCTCCCCGACGACGGCAGTGAGCCGGAGCCCGCCGACAACGGCGGCTACTTCGACCAGGCCAGCCACGCGACGGCCACGCACTTCCGCCGCCACGCCATCGAGACCCTCGAGGCGATGGGCATCTCGGTGGAGTTCAGCCACCACGAGGGCGCGCCCGGCCAGCAGGAGATCGACCTGCGCTACGCCGACGCCCTGACCATGGCCGACAACGTGATGACCTTCCGCTACGTGGTCAAGGAGGTCGCGCTGACGCAGGGCGTGCGGGCCACGTTCATGCCGAAGCCGTTCACCGACCAGCCCGGCTCGGGCATGCACACGCACGTCAGCCTGTTCGAGGGCGACCGCAACGCGTTCTACGACGCGGAGGACCCGTACGAGCTGTCGGAGACCGGCAAGGCGTTCGTCGCGGGGCTGCTGCACCACGCCAAGGAGATCTCCGCGGTCACGAACCAGTGGGTGAACTCGTACAAGCGCCTGATCCACGGCAGCGAGGCGCCGACCACGGTCTCGTGGGGCCGCGCGAACCGCTCCGCGCTGGTCCGGGTGCCGATGTACTCACCCGGCAAGGCGTCGTCCCGGCGGGTGGAGATCCGGACGCTGGACTCGGCCTGCAACCCGTACCTGGCCTACTCGGTGATACTGGCCGCGGGCCTGAAGGGGATCGAGAAGGGCTACGAGCTGCCGCCGCCGTCGGAGGACAACATCTGGCAGCTGTCGGACTCCGAGCGGCGCGCCGCCGGTTACGCGCAGCTGCCGCAGAACCTCGGTGAGGCCCTCGCGGAGATGGAGAAGTCGGAGCTGCTGCCGGACGCGCTGGGGGAGCACGTTTACGACTTCTTCCTGCGGAACAAGCGCGTCGAATGGGACAACTACCGGAGCGCGGTCACCCCGTACGAGCTCCGCACGCTCCTCCCGGTGCTCTGA
- a CDS encoding amidase, whose amino-acid sequence MGRRPVFRILSALVAALGVAAMTAPAASAASAGPGGLDLDSTDIPALQARMASGRLTAVSLTRAYLQRIRAVDPWVNAVLALNPTALAQAAASDVRHRTGRVRGPLDGIPVLVKDNVDTRDQQTTAGSRALRSRPAADATLITRLREGGAVILGKANLSEWANFRAEKPTSGWSGVGGQTHNPYVLDHNPCGSSAGSAAGVAASLAQVAIGSETDGSIVCPAGMTGTVGHKPSLGLVSRTGVVPISAEQDTAGPIARHVVDVALTLSVLQGRDPSDPATALYPPTQPTDYAKLLRPGTLRGARIGLWRLPVLGPDTDAIMSRAKDSLVKAGADVVEVTLPYQDRLGELEFPALLTEFHRDIDAYLAKRPSGPRNLADLIAYNRADPLERTCFAGQELFEQALAAPGPDDPGYRAGRAELSDLARRSIDETLAKYQLDAIASPTNPPAWKTDCAKGDNDVIPSSTPAAVAGYPDVTVPAGFAGPLPVGISFMGARWSDGRMLALAADFERVAPARVPPSYLRELPSGSVSGS is encoded by the coding sequence ATGGGGCGGCGGCCGGTGTTCCGAATCCTTTCGGCGCTGGTCGCCGCACTCGGCGTCGCCGCGATGACGGCGCCGGCGGCCTCCGCGGCGTCTGCCGGGCCTGGCGGGTTGGACCTCGACTCCACCGACATCCCCGCGCTCCAGGCGCGGATGGCGTCCGGCCGGCTCACCGCGGTGAGCCTGACCAGGGCGTACCTCCAGCGGATCCGGGCCGTGGACCCGTGGGTGAACGCGGTGCTGGCGCTCAACCCGACGGCGCTCGCGCAAGCCGCCGCCAGCGACGTCCGGCACCGCACCGGCCGCGTCCGCGGGCCGCTCGACGGCATCCCGGTGCTGGTCAAGGACAACGTCGACACCCGCGACCAGCAGACGACGGCCGGTTCACGCGCGCTCCGCAGCCGTCCGGCGGCCGACGCCACGCTGATCACCCGCCTGCGTGAAGGCGGCGCGGTGATCCTCGGCAAGGCGAACCTGTCCGAATGGGCGAACTTCCGCGCCGAGAAGCCGACTTCCGGCTGGTCGGGCGTCGGCGGGCAGACGCACAACCCGTACGTGCTGGACCACAACCCGTGCGGGTCGTCCGCCGGTTCCGCGGCCGGCGTCGCCGCTTCGCTCGCGCAGGTCGCGATCGGCAGTGAGACGGACGGCTCGATCGTCTGCCCGGCCGGCATGACCGGGACCGTCGGGCACAAGCCGAGCCTCGGGCTGGTCAGCCGCACCGGGGTGGTGCCGATCTCCGCTGAGCAGGACACGGCGGGGCCGATCGCGCGCCACGTCGTCGACGTCGCGTTGACGCTCTCGGTCCTGCAGGGCCGAGACCCCTCCGATCCCGCGACAGCCCTGTACCCACCGACGCAGCCCACGGACTACGCGAAGCTGCTTCGCCCGGGCACGCTGCGCGGCGCGCGGATCGGGCTCTGGCGCCTGCCCGTACTGGGCCCGGACACCGACGCGATCATGTCGCGGGCGAAGGATTCGCTGGTCAAGGCCGGTGCCGACGTCGTCGAGGTGACCCTGCCGTACCAGGACCGGCTGGGGGAGCTGGAGTTCCCGGCGCTGCTCACGGAGTTCCACCGCGACATCGACGCGTACCTGGCGAAGCGCCCTTCGGGCCCGCGGAATCTCGCCGACTTGATCGCGTACAACCGCGCCGACCCGCTCGAGCGGACCTGTTTCGCCGGCCAGGAGCTGTTCGAGCAAGCGCTGGCCGCGCCCGGTCCGGACGACCCGGGATACCGCGCCGGCCGGGCGGAGCTGTCGGACCTCGCGCGCCGTTCCATCGACGAGACGCTGGCGAAGTACCAGCTCGACGCCATCGCGTCGCCGACGAACCCGCCCGCGTGGAAGACCGATTGCGCCAAGGGCGACAACGACGTGATCCCGTCCTCGACCCCGGCGGCCGTCGCGGGCTACCCGGACGTCACCGTGCCGGCCGGGTTCGCCGGGCCGCTGCCCGTCGGGATCTCGTTCATGGGCGCCCGGTGGTCCGACGGCCGGATGCTGGCGTTGGCCGCCGACTTCGAACGCGTCGCGCCGGCCCGCGTGCCGCCGAGCTACCTGCGCGAGCTGCCGTCAGGCTCCGTTTCTGGGTCCTGA